One part of the Salinivirga cyanobacteriivorans genome encodes these proteins:
- a CDS encoding TM1266 family iron-only hydrogenase system putative regulator, with translation MERRIGAAVLVIRDKAAIIKLNKIVSAHANIVIGRQGIPLQEKDINVITLVLEGSTDEIGSLTGQLGRLEGVQIKSALIKDEHYGS, from the coding sequence ATGGAAAGGCGAATTGGTGCAGCTGTCCTGGTAATTAGAGACAAAGCTGCTATTATCAAGCTTAATAAAATTGTTTCTGCACATGCCAATATTGTTATTGGTCGACAGGGTATTCCTTTGCAAGAGAAGGACATAAATGTGATTACACTTGTGCTTGAAGGTTCAACCGACGAAATTGGTTCACTTACGGGTCAGCTCGGACGTTTAGAGGGAGTGCAAATAAAATCAGCACTTATTAAAGACGAGCACTATGGATCGTAA
- the ppgK gene encoding polyphosphate--glucose phosphotransferase, with protein sequence MEVLGIDIGGSGIKGTIVDTKTGEFLKERHRIPTPQPATIDDIAETVKAIVDHFKFEGPVGCGFPSVIQNGVVKTASNIHKSWINVNVDEVFGHITGLPVHVFNDADAAGAAELQFGCVKGYKGLAIFLTIGTGIGSAIINHGQLIPNSELGHVYLDNGMKVEHFASDAVRKKEDLNRKEWGERFNIVLKYFDKLFYPDLFVLGGGSSKKFHKYAETITVKTPVKPAELLNQAGIIGAALLASRAL encoded by the coding sequence ATGGAAGTACTAGGAATAGATATTGGAGGATCAGGCATAAAAGGAACAATAGTTGACACCAAAACAGGAGAGTTTCTGAAGGAAAGACATCGCATTCCAACTCCGCAACCTGCCACTATTGACGATATTGCCGAAACGGTAAAAGCCATTGTGGACCACTTCAAATTTGAAGGTCCGGTCGGATGTGGGTTCCCATCTGTAATACAAAATGGAGTAGTTAAAACAGCCTCGAACATACATAAATCCTGGATCAATGTAAACGTAGATGAGGTGTTCGGGCATATTACAGGCCTACCTGTTCATGTATTTAACGATGCCGATGCTGCTGGTGCTGCTGAACTTCAGTTTGGATGTGTTAAAGGCTATAAGGGTCTTGCCATATTTTTAACAATTGGAACAGGTATCGGTTCAGCCATAATAAACCATGGACAATTAATTCCAAACTCAGAACTGGGACATGTTTACCTGGATAACGGTATGAAGGTAGAACACTTTGCTTCTGATGCAGTGCGAAAAAAAGAAGATTTGAACAGAAAAGAGTGGGGAGAAAGGTTCAATATTGTATTGAAATATTTTGACAAGCTTTTTTACCCTGATCTTTTTGTCCTGGGTGGAGGATCGAGCAAAAAATTCCACAAATACGCCGAAACCATAACTGTAAAAACACCTGTAAAACCTGCTGAATTGCTCAATCAGGCAGGGATAATCGGTGCAGCACTTTTGGCCTCCAGGGCATTGTAA
- a CDS encoding FAD-dependent oxidoreductase, translating into MNKQNNHIFPKLTKRQIKYLTPCGSIVTFEREDVIIKQGEQNYDLYVVLEGEIYILDPYDNNKFITCHRAGEFTGDSDMLSDRAAMFRAMAKTRVKALRIAHNEVKKIIARNSELNDIFIKAFFLRRVDILERHEGGYTLVGSRFSQSTFRIREFLSKNYIRYTWLDTEKDQASEDILLRLGISQKQTPIVIDPDLNVYRNPSLEEIAKHIGLSAKEVQNRYDVLIVGAGPAGLAASVYGASEGLSIITIDQIGPGGQAGNSSLIENYLGFPTGISGNELANRAYLQAQKFGCTISVPFRAKELIHHGHYFELLLSNGKSIKASTVIAATGAQYRTLNIPGIKDFHGKGLYYGATPMEARTCKDENVVVVGGGNSAGQAALFLANHAAHVHLIIRGEDLTKSMSSYLINRIVDNSKITLHTRKELKKIEGNLTIEKIQLYNHKTKKEEFMDITNVFSFIGATPSNKWIAKLVCTDKDGFVLTGNELSATSIKNWPLNRNPFPLETCIPGLFVVGDLRSGSTKRVASAVGEGSMAISYVHQVLP; encoded by the coding sequence ATGAATAAGCAGAACAACCACATATTTCCAAAATTGACAAAGCGGCAAATCAAATACCTTACCCCTTGCGGCAGCATTGTCACTTTCGAAAGAGAGGATGTAATTATAAAACAGGGAGAGCAGAATTATGATTTATACGTAGTGCTTGAAGGGGAAATCTACATTTTGGATCCTTATGACAACAATAAATTTATAACCTGCCATCGTGCCGGAGAATTTACGGGCGATAGCGACATGCTATCAGATCGCGCGGCAATGTTCAGGGCTATGGCTAAAACAAGGGTAAAAGCCCTTAGGATAGCTCATAATGAAGTTAAAAAAATCATTGCCCGTAATTCTGAGCTTAATGATATATTTATAAAAGCGTTTTTTCTACGAAGAGTCGACATCCTTGAGCGGCACGAAGGAGGTTATACGCTGGTAGGCTCCAGGTTTTCGCAATCAACCTTTCGGATACGGGAATTTCTCTCAAAAAACTACATACGCTACACCTGGCTCGATACAGAGAAAGACCAGGCTTCGGAAGACATCCTTCTGCGGTTAGGTATATCTCAGAAGCAAACTCCAATTGTTATTGATCCAGATTTAAATGTGTACAGGAATCCCTCTCTTGAAGAAATTGCAAAGCATATTGGACTTTCAGCAAAAGAAGTACAAAACCGATACGATGTATTAATTGTGGGTGCAGGACCAGCCGGTTTGGCAGCAAGTGTTTACGGTGCATCAGAAGGGCTTAGTATAATTACAATCGATCAAATCGGGCCCGGAGGACAGGCCGGCAACAGTTCATTAATTGAAAACTACCTGGGCTTTCCCACAGGCATCTCTGGTAATGAATTGGCAAACAGGGCATATCTTCAGGCACAAAAATTTGGTTGTACCATATCTGTCCCTTTTCGGGCCAAAGAGCTTATTCACCACGGACACTATTTTGAATTATTACTTTCTAATGGCAAATCAATCAAGGCATCGACAGTAATAGCTGCAACAGGGGCACAATACCGTACACTTAACATACCTGGAATAAAGGACTTTCATGGTAAAGGGCTTTATTATGGAGCAACACCTATGGAAGCACGTACGTGCAAAGATGAGAATGTGGTTGTTGTGGGCGGTGGAAATTCTGCTGGTCAGGCGGCATTATTTTTGGCTAATCATGCCGCACATGTGCATCTTATAATAAGGGGTGAAGATCTAACTAAAAGCATGTCATCCTATCTTATTAATCGCATTGTTGACAATAGCAAAATTACATTGCACACAAGAAAAGAGCTTAAAAAAATTGAAGGCAACCTCACCATTGAAAAAATTCAGCTATACAACCACAAAACAAAAAAAGAAGAATTCATGGATATAACTAACGTGTTTTCTTTTATTGGCGCAACGCCTTCAAACAAATGGATCGCGAAACTAGTTTGCACAGACAAGGACGGATTTGTACTGACTGGTAATGAATTAAGTGCCACAAGTATAAAGAATTGGCCCCTCAACAGAAATCCATTCCCTTTAGAAACCTGTATTCCCGGTTTATTTGTTGTAGGAGATCTTAGAAGCGGTTCCACAAAGCGCGTTGCTTCAGCTGTAGGAGAAGGTTCAATGGCTATTAGCTATGTTCATCAGGTACTACCCTGA
- a CDS encoding FAD-binding oxidoreductase produces MTHTVRIIAIDNVTHDVKRIVAEKPEGYTFEPGQATEVAINKEGFKDEKRPFTFTSLPEDEHLELTIKMYEREGVTQEFDNLQTNDELLIGDSWGTISYKGPGYFIAGGAGVTPFIAILRKLEKDGKIEGNTLLYSNKKERDIILEIELRQMLGLKFVNTLTQEKNEQYFHGRIDKKFLQDHVKDFSKYFYVCGTMEMTEQILKTLKDLGVKEDQLVYEQ; encoded by the coding sequence ATGACACATACAGTTCGAATAATAGCAATAGATAATGTAACCCATGATGTTAAACGTATTGTTGCTGAAAAACCAGAAGGATACACTTTCGAGCCGGGGCAGGCCACAGAAGTTGCCATTAATAAAGAAGGCTTTAAAGATGAAAAACGCCCATTTACATTTACATCGTTACCCGAGGATGAACACCTCGAATTAACCATTAAAATGTATGAAAGAGAAGGAGTAACACAGGAATTTGATAACCTGCAAACAAATGACGAACTACTAATTGGTGACTCCTGGGGTACTATTAGCTATAAAGGTCCGGGCTATTTTATTGCTGGTGGTGCCGGCGTAACACCATTTATAGCTATTTTACGTAAACTCGAGAAAGACGGAAAAATTGAAGGTAATACCCTCTTGTACAGTAATAAAAAAGAACGGGACATTATCCTGGAGATTGAACTTAGGCAAATGCTGGGATTAAAATTCGTTAATACCCTTACACAAGAGAAAAATGAGCAATACTTTCATGGTAGAATCGATAAGAAATTTTTACAGGATCATGTGAAAGATTTTTCAAAATACTTCTATGTTTGCGGAACAATGGAAATGACAGAACAAATATTAAAAACCCTGAAAGATTTAGGGGTTAAAGAAGATCAACTAGTTTACGAACAATAA
- a CDS encoding SDR family NAD(P)-dependent oxidoreductase, which produces MNYFYITGTSRGIGKAIAEKLLEDESNIVIGISRRQTINHERYRHVVFDLNMIEAVQAYEFEQYNDADKVVLINNSGVLGDVNHIGKMSSQKMVQSYNVNLIAPAILINSFMDAYAGTKAEKLIINISSGAARHVVNSWSTYCSTKAGLEMFAQVLDGEIAEAGRTDFRVFSIAPGIIDTEMQSEIRQVPDEQFSSKDKFVELKKNNQLTSPQEVAENMADVIANPENYPETIMDFRD; this is translated from the coding sequence ATGAACTATTTTTATATCACAGGTACAAGCAGAGGCATTGGAAAAGCAATAGCTGAAAAATTACTTGAAGACGAATCCAATATTGTAATCGGTATTTCGCGCAGGCAAACAATTAATCATGAGCGCTACAGGCATGTTGTATTCGATCTGAATATGATTGAAGCTGTTCAGGCATATGAATTTGAACAATATAATGATGCTGATAAAGTTGTTTTAATCAATAACTCCGGTGTTTTAGGCGATGTCAATCATATCGGGAAAATGAGCAGTCAGAAAATGGTTCAGAGTTATAATGTGAATCTTATTGCTCCTGCTATTCTTATAAATAGTTTTATGGATGCTTATGCCGGCACAAAAGCTGAGAAATTGATTATCAATATAAGTTCGGGAGCAGCACGGCATGTAGTTAATTCATGGAGTACCTACTGTTCTACCAAGGCAGGTCTGGAAATGTTTGCACAGGTGCTTGATGGAGAGATTGCTGAAGCAGGTAGGACCGATTTCCGGGTATTTAGCATAGCTCCTGGTATTATCGATACTGAAATGCAGAGTGAAATAAGGCAGGTTCCCGATGAACAATTCAGTTCAAAAGATAAATTTGTTGAGCTCAAAAAAAACAACCAGCTAACTTCACCGCAGGAAGTAGCCGAAAATATGGCGGATGTAATTGCAAATCCAGAAAATTATCCTGAAACGATAATGGATTTTCGTGATTAA
- the hydG gene encoding [FeFe] hydrogenase H-cluster radical SAM maturase HydG, with translation MQFTPEKYRIEDRPMKPFIDADEIESFLKEAKPDKEKVEAIIQKSLDKQRLNLQEVATLLQADDPELIEHIKEGARELKRKVYGNRIVLFAPLYIGNHCTNNCKYCGFRVTNTEAERMTLTDEEIVEEVEALEDNGQKRLILVYGEHPKYNADYIAHTVETVYNVKKGNGEIRRVNINAAPLDFEGFKKVHEAGIGTYQIFQETYHPEVYKSYHLGGKKADYNYRLTSLDRAMEAGIDDVGLGALFGLYDWKFEVMALVRHTNHLEACYNVGPHTLSFPRITDSTSIDMPDKYMVNDEDFKRLVAILRLAVPYTGMILTARESPSVRKEVIEFGVSQIDGGTKLELGSYHDSKNEEQNLNREQFMINDNRSLNEIIDELLDTGKLPSFCTACYRLGRTGEHFMEFSVPGFIKRYCTPNAILTLSEYLVDYASDNTAKKGWEVIENTINTELDRFKNIEELRDRIEKIKQGERDLYF, from the coding sequence ATGCAATTTACTCCAGAAAAATATCGTATTGAAGATCGTCCAATGAAACCATTCATTGATGCAGACGAGATTGAATCATTTTTGAAAGAAGCAAAACCCGATAAGGAAAAGGTTGAGGCGATTATTCAAAAATCGCTTGATAAACAAAGGCTTAATCTTCAGGAAGTAGCCACCCTTTTGCAAGCTGATGACCCTGAATTAATAGAACATATTAAAGAAGGGGCACGCGAGTTAAAACGAAAAGTTTATGGTAACCGCATTGTGCTTTTTGCTCCACTCTACATTGGTAACCATTGTACAAATAATTGTAAGTATTGCGGTTTCCGCGTTACCAATACTGAAGCAGAGCGAATGACCCTGACTGATGAAGAAATTGTGGAAGAGGTTGAGGCACTCGAAGACAATGGTCAAAAGCGTTTGATACTGGTATATGGCGAACATCCAAAATACAATGCCGATTACATCGCCCATACAGTAGAAACTGTATATAATGTAAAAAAAGGAAATGGTGAAATCCGAAGAGTAAATATTAACGCAGCTCCCTTAGATTTTGAAGGCTTTAAAAAAGTACATGAAGCCGGTATAGGCACATATCAAATTTTTCAGGAAACCTATCACCCTGAAGTGTATAAATCATACCATCTTGGCGGGAAAAAAGCTGACTATAATTACAGGCTAACCTCGCTTGACAGAGCTATGGAAGCTGGTATCGATGATGTTGGCCTTGGAGCACTGTTTGGATTATACGACTGGAAATTTGAAGTGATGGCGCTTGTGCGTCACACCAATCACCTTGAAGCCTGCTATAATGTAGGTCCGCATACGTTGTCTTTCCCCCGCATTACAGATAGTACTTCCATTGATATGCCGGATAAATATATGGTGAATGACGAAGATTTTAAACGCTTGGTTGCCATTTTGCGCCTTGCTGTGCCATATACAGGAATGATTCTAACAGCACGCGAAAGCCCCAGTGTGCGAAAAGAGGTCATTGAGTTTGGAGTATCGCAAATTGATGGAGGAACAAAACTGGAGCTGGGTTCATATCACGATAGCAAGAATGAAGAACAAAACCTTAATCGTGAGCAGTTCATGATTAATGATAATCGCTCTTTAAATGAAATTATAGATGAGTTGCTTGACACAGGCAAGTTACCATCGTTTTGCACAGCTTGCTATAGGTTAGGGCGAACCGGCGAGCATTTTATGGAGTTTTCTGTGCCGGGTTTCATAAAACGATATTGTACACCCAATGCTATACTAACACTTTCTGAATATCTGGTAGATTACGCCTCCGATAATACAGCAAAGAAAGGTTGGGAGGTGATTGAGAATACCATCAACACAGAGTTAGATAGGTTTAAAAATATCGAAGAACTTAGAGACCGTATTGAGAAGATTAAACAAGGCGAACGCGATCTCTACTTTTAG